From a region of the Neodiprion fabricii isolate iyNeoFabr1 chromosome 7, iyNeoFabr1.1, whole genome shotgun sequence genome:
- the LOC124186511 gene encoding transmembrane emp24 domain-containing protein 5 gives MCAMHFALDILIFGALFAVAQAETTQPWYETLPAVAMDYKVHIDPGKEDCYFQYVNPGATFYVSFQVLRGGDGMAGFAVRNPTGQIVYPYQWRTSADYQDQSATGGYYSVCIDNQFSRFASKLVNLYLTVIRYDQWDKFTKELNELNLSVENFTRTIVGVEKNINEMLQIQHLSRSREARDINLLLDNNSYVQNWSIAQLLVITATTTLQVYFVRRLFEVKPSGYSRVRI, from the exons ATGTGCGCGATGCATTTCGCTCtggatattttgatttttggtgCCCTTTTCGCTGTCGCACAAGCAGAAACTACCCAGCCATGGTACGAAACACTTCCCGCTGTTGCTATGGATTATAAAGTTCACATAGATCCCGGCAAAGAAGACTGCTACTTTCAATATGTCAATCCGGGAGCAACTTTTTATGTCAGCTTTCAG GTGTTGAGAGGCGGAGACGGAATGGCAGGCTTTGCTGTTAGGAATCCAACAGGGCAGATAGTATATCCTTACCAATGGCGAACAAGCGCTGATTATCAGGATCAATCTGCCACTGGAGGTTACTATAGTGTTTGCATCGATAATCAATTCTCCAGATTCGCGTCAAAACTGGTTAATCTTTACTTAACTGTGATAAG ATACGATCAATGGGATAAATTCACAAAAGAACTCAACGAGTTGAATCTatctgttgaaaatttcacg AGAACAATTGTTGGAGTTGAGAAGAATATCAATGAGATGCTGCAAATTCAGCACTTGAGTCGGAGTCGCGAGGCTAGAgacataaatttattattggaTAATAATTCCTATGTACAAAATTGGTCAATCGCACAATTGTTAGTGATAACAGCAACAACGACGCTGCAAGTTTACTTCGTAAGGAGATTATTTGAAGTGAAGCCGTCCGGATACTCGAGAGTACGGATATAA
- the LOC124186508 gene encoding uncharacterized protein LOC124186508 — translation MSYRSPTANRSFLHRKLQSSSTKSDAPADKIVYATLDCLALKRARLPLQLVPLDSNDSNASAKTADKTDAGRKVANSGKTSSRRPSFKVRSGSSLHWKQRHKVNVATGKFENTPKESGGNRQSLLSKNGNTSKVPYHKNVSKTVPELLNELLEPEVITSPSLELSSNSNKSEKLNSHNRKRSKTESRKQTNRESGFANHESESQSLGKLRNDDEKRSNFLLPAGLINNSSHLFTFSNEANELMETGYSTIKLPESNPLNVSEGAERKENSLEKVPKKTGSTVSEVAGKLPNNRTGLKSSKLKSLSREELRNVKISEPKDFVHIASVTNPKLIVEKNRSNGGSVVNQNRISLTLPACLNADEQNRIQSMTKNWCSRNLTNGGELKNEIKASSHKYVPMSPADLSRKNVKSKTAFFDQMKSDAAATGKTEPLRRLQCTYGKVAERQESEREKVPEQLGNVTATVVKTGGNEAEEKIYELMADVPSRPTPNSSFLWSSQQMKISKSLANPVNGTTSQRISYESNKLSLEERQTSVDFNPDDEYEEYEEYDEYDHVGPSRESAEKYDYDDVGPTLVEKVIVLEGNEEDVYDDVMPPSYASIGENMSPGGARAVHSDCLTVPHPDADRFSPKIGDSMMVSTKGQLTREALLQQNDKASSENPYLSINNEYSSLEDLSCDRDVYDDVDLPHQERVNSLYAGSLSGLNSTRDESEWEDLDETLPPPLPLPLPQRNGTSTKGGEDIQLTPCKKKLGLTWSHKVRRQRSKASRGNSARSSAQNTCDHTSVDSGSDNSNYESLYSSQLDDFSSDSETEKENPEGNGLSPDKDDVYLEAPSRPTPPPPREASLTQTLGRRMKLLRRTWSLTKGSLGRIRKKSAGEHETIYSETIPKDPSAGNQVGTNTADHKKYFSFKKHFRKSVMGLSTFYLDNNENNFSVTYANDKEKIYSNGNWSSGESKSWQDDDSVQSQNSNADRCSLLAEEPLYQFYAAAAARVAFESDSDGYEEVEGLIPTQATTDLAKPGHRTLWCQTPQVVNNGLHQKLTAEERKLQEAKFEILTSEASYLSSLRVLEEEFVKNAELNSGILSPLEKEKLFGGVPGIRKASERLLADLENVWMDDPMMYGLPDVLFKHAKRSCNVYVQYCSNQVTIDTTLKELRGRKGSKFLEILFRIETHPACQSLSLHSFLMLPMQRVTRLPLLADAVLTKLGSDHPERTLWENVLASLSRVVTECNEGARAAGRQVEMEALARKLEYSPKLTPITLRDRYLIRSGPVIQLSPKTDGDYKLTFGKRLTKTSLHLFLLMDYLLVTKPKLSSHDETYTVIDICKRSLVTMESVTEDSPWAGRHAMILTLLENHMGREVEFVLTCESDTELMRWMDVISPPKSSLIGETLYESWDCPQVMAVYSYAPVQPDELALHPGDVINVLRKMADGWNHGEKLLDSEQGWFPANYTKEVASEHVRARNLKQRHRLLAVTGNLLQKRGRNSVTH, via the exons ATGAGTTATAGATCGCCGACTGCAAATCGGAGCTTTCTTCACAGGAAGCTGCAGAGTTCCTCGACAAAATCTGATGCACCAGCGGATAAAATCGTTTATGCTACGCTAGACTGTTTGGCCTTGAAGAGAGCCAGGCTGCCTTTGCAATTGGTGCCTCTTGACAGCAATGATAGCAATGCCTCGGCTAAGACAGCTGATAAAACCGACGCCGGTAGAAAGGTGGCTAATTCTGGGAAGACGTCGTCTCGACGTCCAAGTTTTAAA GTTCGATCCGGGTCAAGTTTACACTGGAAGCAGCGACATAAGGTAAACGTAGCGaccggtaaatttgaaaacactcCGAAGGAAAGCGGCGGTAACAGGCAAAGCTTGCTGTCAAAAAACGGGAATACCTCTAAAGTGCcatatcataaaaatgtgtCGAAAACAGTTCCGGAACTGCTGAACGAGCTTCTGGAGCCTGAGGTGATCACGTCACCGAGCCTGGAACTCAGCAGCAATTCAAACAAGTCAGAGAAACTTAATAGCCATAATCGTAAAAGAAGTAAGACTGAATCGCGGAAACAAACGAACAGGGAATCCGGATTCGCGAATCACGAATCCGAGTCGCAATCTTTGGGAAAGTTACGAAACGACGATGAAAAACGTTCAAACTTCCTGTTGCCTGCAGGATTAATTAATAACAGTTCccatttatttactttctcAAACGAGGCTAACGAGCTGATGGAAACTGGTTATTCTACAATCAAATTGCCCGAAAGCAACCCACTTAACGTGTCCGAAGGAGctgaaaggaaagaaaattctttggAAAAGGTGCCGAAGAAAACAGGTTCAACCGTTTCAGAAGTAGCTGGAAAATTGCCGAATAATAGAACAGGCTTGAAATCTTCGAAGCTGAAAAGCCTGTCTCGGGAAGAATTGAGGAATGTTAAAATATCCGAACCAAAGGATTTCGTCCATATCGCCTCGGTGACGAATCCGAAATTGATAGTAGAGAAGAACAGATCGAATGGTGGGTCGGTGGTGAATCAGAATCGAATTTCCTTGACTTTACCGGCCTGTTTGAACGCCGATGAGCAGAACAGAATCCAGTCGATGACGAAAAACTGGTGCAGTAGAAACCTGACGAACGGGGGAGAGCTGAAGAATGAAATTAAGGCGAGTAGCCATAAATACGTGCCGATGAGCCCCGCCGATCTGAGCAGAAAAAACGTTAAATCTAAGACCGCTTTCTTTGATCAAATGAAAAGCGATGCGGCGGCGACGGGAAAAACGGAACCCCTTAGAAGGTTGCAATGCACGTATGGCAAGGTGGCCGAACGCCAAGAATCCGAAAGGGAGAAAGTACCCGAGCAGCTGGGCAATGTAACTGCAACTGTGGTGAAAACGGGCGGAAACGAGGCCGAGGAGAAAATTTATGAACTCATGGCTGACGTCCCGTCAAGACCAACGCCGAATTCAAGTTTTCTGTGGAGCAGTCAgcagatgaaaatttcaaaatcccTCGCCAATCCAGTGAACGGAACAACTAGCCAGCGAATATCTTACGAGTCGAACAAATTATCACTCGAGGAAAGACAAACCTCGGTTGATTTCAATCCAGACGATGAGTACGAGGAATACGAAGAATACGACGAATATGACCACGTGGGACCGTCCAGAGAATCCGCCGAA AAGTACGATTACGACGACGTGGGACCAACGCTTGTGGAAAAAGTGATCGTATTAGAAGGAAACGAGGAAGACGTTTACGACGATGTGATGCCACCAAGTTATGCATCGATAGGAGAAAACATGTCGCCGGGTGGCGCAAGAGCTGTTCATAGTGACTGTCTTACGGTTCCACATCCTGACGCTGATCGTTTCTCACCGAAAATTGGGGACTCGATGATGGTTTCTACGAAGGGACAACTTACCAGAGAAGCATTGTTGCAGCAAAACGATAAAGCTAGTAGTGAAAACCCTTACTTGTCCATTAACAACGAATACTCAAGTCTCGAAGACCTCTCCTGTGATCGTGACGTCTACGATGATGTTGATCTTCCTCATCAGGAACGCGTCAACAGTTTATACGCTGGTTCACTATCGGGCTTGAATTCTACCAGAGATGAATCCGAGTGGGAAGATTTGGATGAAACATTGCCGCCGCCACTTCCTCTTCCGTTGCCTCAACGAAATGGAACGAG CACGAAGGGAGGAGAAGACATCCAGTTGACACCTTGTAAGAAGAAGTTGGGACTGACTTGGTCCCACAAAGTAAGAAGGCAGCGGTCCAAAGCGTCGCGAGGAAATTCAGCACGATCTTCGGCCCAGAATACCTGCGACCACACCTCGGTCG aCTCAGGATCCGATAACAGCAATTACGAGTCACTCTATTCGTCGCAACTCGATGACTTTAGTTCGGACTCAGAAACTGAGAAAGAAAATCCAGAAGGGAATGGATTGTCTCCGGATAAAGATGACGTCTACTTGGAAGCACCTTCTCGGCCAACGCCACCGCCGCCAAGAGAGGCAAGTCTTACACAAACCTTGGGCAGAAGAATGAAGTTGTTGCGCCGTACTTGGAGCCTCACTAAAGGGAGCTTGGGCAGGATACGCAAGAAAAGCGCGGGCGAGCATGAAACCATCTACAGTGAAACCATCCCCAAGGATCCAAGTGCAGGGAACCAAGTCGGTACCAATACTGCCGATCACAAAAAGTACTTCAGCTTCAAGAAACATTTTCGCAAGAGTGTAATGGGACTGTCAACCTTCTACTTGGACAACAATGAGAATAACTTTAGCGTAACTTATGCCAATGATAAGGAGAAAATTTATAGCAATGGAAATTGGTCGAGTGGTGAATCGAAGAGTTGGCAAGACGACGACTCTGTACAGTCCCAGAACAGTAATGCAG ACCGATGTAGTCTTCTCGCCGAAGAACCTCTCTATCAATTTTACGCTGCTGCCGCTGCCAGAGTTGCCTTCGAATCTGACTCCGACGGCTATGAAGAG GTCGAAGGTCTGATTCCAACACAAGCTACGACTGACCTCGCAAAGCCCGGTCATAGAACCCTATGGTGTCAAACGCCTCAAGTTGTGAATAACGGTCTTCATC AAAAACTTACTGCCGAAGAGCGGAAACTACAAGAAGCCAAATTTGAGATCCTTACTTCGGAAGCTTCGTATTTGAGTTCACTGCGCGTTCTAGAAGAAGAATTTGTCAAGAACGCAGAATTGAATTCAGGAATATTGTCCCCgttggaaaaagagaaactttTCGGCGGAGTTCCTGGCATCCGAAAAGCTTCCGAAAGGTTATTGGCTGATTTAGAAAATGTTTGGATGGATGATCCAATGATGTATGGTTTACCAGATGTCTTATTCAAACATGCAAAAAGGTCATGCAATGTCTATGTGCAATACTGCTCCAACCAAGTCACCATTGATACAACTCTGAAAGAGCTGAG GGGGAGAAAGGGTTCCAAATTTTTAGAGATTCTATTTCGTATCGAAACACATCCCGCCTGTCAGAGTTTATCGCTACATTCCTTCCTTATGCTGCCCATGCAAAGAGTTACAAG ACTGCCTTTGTTAGCTGACGCAGTCTTGACTAAACTCGGATCTGACCACCCTGAGCGCACTTTGTGGGAAAATGTTTTAGCCAGCTTGAGCAGGGTGGTAACAGAGTGCAATGAAGGGGCGAGAGCTGCTGGAAGACAAGTTGAAATGGAAGCATTAGCACG AAAGTTGGAGTATTCGCCGAAGTTAACACCAATAACATTGAGGGACAGATATTTAATTAGAAGTGGTCCAGTCATTCAACTCTCGCCTAAAACAGACGGTGATTACAAGTTGACTTTCGGAAAAAGGCTCACTAAGACTTCGTTGCACCTTTTCTTGCTGATGGACTACCTTTTGGTCACCAAGCCGAAATTAAG CTCTCACGATGAAACGTATACAGTGATTGACATATGTAAGAGGAGTTTAGTGACAATGGAATCAGTTACGGAAGATTCGCCGTGGGCTGGTCGTCATGCAATGATACTAACGTTGCTTGAAAATCACATGGGACGCGAAGTGGAATTTGTTTTGACGTGCGAGAGTGACACAGAGCTTATGCGATGGATGGATGTTATCAGTCCACCAAAATCTAGTCTTATTGGTGAAACGCTGTACGAGAGTTGGGACTGTCCTCAAGTAATGGCGGTGTATTCTTATGCACCTGTGCAACCGGACGAGCTTGCTTTACACCCTG gaGACGTTATAAACGTCCTACGAAAAATGGCGGATGGTTGGAATCACGGGGAAAAACTATTAGATAGCGAGCAGGGTTGGTTCCCCGCAAATTATACAAAAGAAGTAGCCTCTGAACATGTCCGTGCAAGAAATCTTAAGCAAAGACATCGGCTCCTTGCTGTTACAGGGAATTTGCTTCAGAAGAGAGGCAGAAATAGCGTGACGCACTGA